From the genome of Nicotiana sylvestris chromosome 2, ASM39365v2, whole genome shotgun sequence, one region includes:
- the LOC138886161 gene encoding uncharacterized protein: protein MTNQVIIGALFQEGTSQVRPSYFNGQHFSHWKVRMEIFAKAYDAKVWRVIKKGNYPFPAATPPLADPENIDSYTKEQIEVVQVNNTARNLLHNTISGEEYEKISRCDTAKEMWDKLEVTYEGTNKVKETHINILVHDYEHFSMKEGESIEEMFARFRKIISDIKTKVITLESQDLNKLSYDELRGELIAFEKTHLKKTNQEEKKKIVTFKTSTEIAENEIDDDLEALQEDISMLLRNMDGLMRRYRNTKKGRIPLRRSRQYNEQDKNDGKCYEYERFGHIQVECLELKRKISRGFNKNKSFRRWSDEDNSDHEK, encoded by the exons ATGACAAATCAAGTTATCATAGGAGCTCTCTTTCAggaaggaacttcacaagttagaCCATCATACTTCAATGGACAACATTTCTCCCATTGGAAAGTGCGAATGGAGATCTTTGCCAAAGCATATGACGCCAAAGTATGGAGAGTCATCAAAAAGGGAAACTATCCTTTTCCAGCTGCCACTCCACCACTTGCTGATCCTGAAAATATAGATTCATATACAAAAGAACAAATAGAAGTGGTACAAGTTAACAACACAGCGAGAAATCTGCTTCATAACACTATAAGTGGTGAAGAATATGAGAAAATCTCAAGATGTGATACAGCCAAAGAAATGTGGGACAAGCTTGAGGTCACTTATGAAGGAACCAACAAAGTAAAGGAAACACATATCAATATTCTGGTCCATGATTACGAACACTTCTCAATGAAAGAAGGAGAATCTATTGAAGAGATGTTTGCCAggtttagaaaaataattagcGATATAAAG ACCAAAGTAATCACACTGGAATCTCAAGATCTAAACAAATTATCCTATGATGAACTACGAGGAGAACTCATTGCTTTTGAAAAGACGCATCTCAAGAAGACCaatcaagaagaaaaaaagaaaatagttacaTTCAAAACCTCTACTGAAATAGCTGAaaatgaaattgatgatgatcTTGAAGCTTTGCAAGAAGATATTTCTATGCTATTAAGAAACATGGATGGATTGATGAGAAGATACAGGaacacaaagaaaggaagaattcCACTAAGACGATCCAGGCAATACAACGAACAGGATAAGAATGATGGAAAGTGCTATGAATATGAAAGATTTGGGCATATTCAAGTTGAGTGCCTAGAACTGAAGAGGAAGATCTCTAGAGGCTTCAACAAGAACAAATCCTTCAGAAGATGGAGCGATGAGGATAATTCAGACCACGAAAAGTAG
- the LOC104214047 gene encoding exocyst complex component EXO70H1-like has product MRTPFFSSSKPSTPSHNSSSPHTFCETLLDETIENAELIIEKWDLDSSSVSTTSYNRVANLFRDNPLEAKQLLNAVNDLQHAMQFVIKDSASSKLLVRAHNLMQIAIRRLQKEFYTILSGSRYFLDSETVSSRSSRSSTATLSSLSDEDEVSEDNNNNSEIEKVSEVVMADLKSIADCMIGAGYGRECVKIYKLNRKSVIDETLYYLGIEKAISSQIQKMDWELLEIKIKNWLSAVKIAVTTLFHGERILCDYVFSASDNIRESCFSEIAKDGALTLFLFPEMVAKYKKLSLEKMFRVLDVYDAICELWVKIELIFCFDSMEVVKSQAMISLVKLGDAARAMLSEFESAVQKDTSKAVPGGGVHPLTRYVMNYLVYLGDYSDAISEIIVDLPISLQTSLPESYYLSMTTEDGDPPPSVVALRLAWLVLVLLCKLDGKAQLYKDAALSYLFLSNNLNYIISKVQQSNLKLLLGSDWILKHEMKVKEYMSKYERMGWNKVLMSLPENLTIEISSMEVKERFSEFNSSFEEVYRKQSSWVILDQKLRDQVKVSLANKLVPRYRTFYEKHRRELVRNVIGMESTVRFAPDDLQNYLSDLFHGANVSVSSMGWSGTSSPSVSTSMSSSNRSR; this is encoded by the coding sequence ATGAGGACCCCCTTTTTCTCATCATCAAAACCTTCAACCCCTTCACATAATTCATCATCTCCTCACACCTTTTGCGAAACTCTATTGGATGAAACAATAGAAAACGCTGAATTAATTATCGAAAAATGGGACCTTGATTCCTCCTCTGTCTCAACCACCTCTTATAACAGAGTCGCTAATCTCTTCCGTGATAATCCGTTAGAAGCCAAGCAACTTCTTAACGCCGTTAACGACTTACAACATGCAATGCAGTTTGTTATCAAAGACAGTGCCAGCTCTAAACTTCTAGTTCGAGCTCATAATCTCATGCAAATTGCCATAAGAAGACTTCAGAAAGAATTCTACACTATCTTATCAGGGAGTCGTTACTTTCTTGATTCCGAAACGGTGTCGTCAAGATCCTCAAGATCATCCACTGCCACCTTATCAAGTCTTTCAGATGAAGATGAAGTTTctgaagataataataataatagtgaaATTGAAAAGGTCTCAGAGGTTGTAATGGCGGATTTGAAATCCATTGCTGATTGTATGATTGGAGCTGGTTATGGAAGAGAGTGCGTGAAAATTTACAAACTTAATCGAAAATCAGTCATAGATGAGACTTTGTATTACTTGGGAATTGAAAAAGCGATCTCTTCACAAATTCAGAAAATGGATTGGGAATTATTGGAGATAAAAATCAAGAATTGGTTGAGTGCTGTTAAGATTGCAGTTACTACTCTGTTTCACGGTGAGAGGATTCTCTGTGACTATGTCTTCTCAGCCTCAGACAACATAAGGGAATCCTGTTTCTCGGAGATTGCTAAAGATGGGGCTTTGACTCTGTTCTTGTTCCCAGAAATGGTGGCGAAATACAAGAAGTTATCACTTGAGAAAATGTTTAGAGTGCTGGACGTCTACGACGCCATTTGTGAGCTTTGGGTTAAAATCGAATTGATTTTCTGCTTTGATTCAATGGAGGTAGTCAAGTCTCAGGCGATGATATCACTGGTCAAGCTCGGCGATGCCGCTAGAGCCATGTTGTCGGAGTTTGAATCGGCAGTTCAGAAAGACACGTCGAAGGCAGTGCCAGGTGGCGGGGTTCACCCTTTAACTCGATACGTCATGAACTACCTTGTTTATCTCGGCGATTATAGTGACGCAATATCTGAAATAATAGTCGATTTGCCGATTTCATTACAGACATCATTGCCGGAATCATACTACTTGAGCATGACAACAGAAGACGGGGACCCTCCGCCTTCTGTTGTTGCCCTACGGCTTGCATGGCTCGTACTCGTCCTTTTATGTAAACTCGATGGTAAAGCACAACTTTACAAGGACGCGGCACTATCCTATTTGTTCCTATCGAACAACCTAAACTACATCATTTCGAAGGTTCAGCAATCGAATCTAAAGCTCCTACTTGGATCCGATTGGATTTTAAAACACGAAATGAAGGTGAAAGAGTACATGTCAAAGTATGAGAGGATGGGTTGGAACAAAGTGTTGATGTCATTACCTGAAAATTTGACGATTGAGATTTCATCGATGGAAGTGAAGGAAAGGTTTAGCGAATTTAATTCGAGTTTCGAGGAGGTATATCGAAAACAAAGTTCATGGGTCATACTCGACCAGAAACTCAGAGACCAAGTCAAAGTATCACTAGCTAACAAGCTTGTTCCGAGATATCGGACTTTTTACGAGAAGCACCGAAGAGAATTGGTGAGGAATGTCATTGGAATGGAGTCAACTGTTAGATTTGCCCCTGATGATTTGCAAAATTACTTATCGGATTTATTTCATGGTGCTAATGTTTCGGTTTCTAGTATGGGATGGAGTGGGACATCTTCGCCGTCCGTATCAACGTCAATGTCATCCTCAAATCGAAGCCGATAA